In Sedimenticola thiotaurini, the following proteins share a genomic window:
- a CDS encoding MMPL family transporter: MQADSRYARLEHDRKPIAIQHEGMFVYANPAFLALLGYESFDELEAIPVLDLVVDRHKDRLREHFAVARDVPRSAREYPQVKVTLLKRDGSHLVAILNSCSSQFDGEETIQFSPVTEADVGLKNIFLGLPWKFYFSVLFLFLFTVLPNGLLLNLNINNAPKVYLPEDAPSVVIDGEVRRYFPSDQAVLLLFEGVALYSDGFVTAFNQLASTLAANPLIDDVMNITTQDHIHGTEDGFLVEPLVNVKALEKTRPSARKARVVSDRFAKNTLVAADGSALSMLVIPKPIGSSLERLALEDEILADVKAARLDGYLTGMAGQITTDVAQMRSMLRDNMLFIPATTVIGLFLIWWLFHRWLAVIVAGVVIGVVVSSTVAFYVIFNQPFNLISSIIPPLLSALTVAALVHLFNALHYASKRGLTGPDRVNSALREVRRPAFYTAMTTVAGLSSLGLSPIPPIKVFGLISATGVVLIYFVVIHLVPNIFSRFDYEPWPNRKTGLSGLDKLVSKLFRVGVRYPLYVVGSIGLLFVIFVPQVGNIVVETNLQEFFYPSHPLRKSTQHIEEKLVGTASLDVVFKAAERGGLKKPAILKEMRAFQHWAESLPEVDKSISMADFVEEMHWGFNAENPAFRRIPDNPALISQYLLVYDGDDLFDFVDEEYRITHISLNVNVHGANALSELMGQVRQYLGNRSLDGVEWEIAGFGRLFADQEDLLVEGQVKSLFGALVLIFLLMFIQWRSLGGALLCMIPNLSPILLIFIVMGLFGLWLDMATAMIASVAVGIAVDDTIHVYHGFISRVKQGVSPVVALVKTYRQAGRAVMTTTIILSAQFIVLTFSEFVPTTHFGLLTSIGLIAALLFDLLLLPAILIIIYSRHPAVVKQEPLFTKRSNGGDDGGV, encoded by the coding sequence ATGCAAGCTGACAGCCGATACGCCAGGTTAGAGCATGATCGCAAGCCGATTGCCATTCAGCATGAGGGCATGTTCGTCTATGCCAACCCTGCCTTCCTTGCGCTCCTGGGGTATGAGTCATTCGATGAACTGGAGGCGATACCGGTACTCGATCTGGTGGTTGATCGCCATAAGGATCGGTTGCGGGAGCACTTTGCTGTAGCGCGGGATGTGCCCAGGAGCGCCCGGGAGTATCCCCAGGTCAAAGTAACACTGCTGAAACGGGATGGCAGCCACCTGGTGGCCATACTCAACTCCTGCTCCAGCCAGTTTGATGGCGAAGAGACTATCCAGTTTTCACCTGTTACAGAGGCCGATGTCGGGCTGAAGAACATTTTTCTCGGATTGCCCTGGAAATTCTACTTCAGTGTACTGTTCCTGTTTCTGTTCACGGTCCTGCCGAATGGCCTGTTGCTGAATCTCAATATTAATAACGCCCCCAAAGTGTATCTGCCGGAAGATGCTCCTTCAGTGGTTATTGATGGGGAGGTAAGGCGTTATTTTCCCAGTGATCAGGCGGTCCTGCTGCTGTTTGAGGGGGTGGCACTCTACTCGGATGGTTTTGTCACCGCCTTTAACCAGTTGGCCAGTACATTGGCAGCCAATCCGTTAATTGATGATGTTATGAACATCACCACCCAGGACCACATCCATGGTACCGAAGATGGATTTCTGGTTGAGCCACTGGTCAATGTCAAGGCGCTGGAGAAGACCCGGCCGAGTGCCCGCAAAGCACGTGTGGTATCCGATCGTTTTGCCAAAAACACCCTGGTGGCGGCGGATGGTTCGGCGCTATCCATGCTGGTGATACCCAAGCCGATCGGTTCCAGTCTGGAACGATTGGCACTTGAGGATGAGATCCTTGCCGACGTGAAGGCGGCGCGGCTGGACGGATACCTGACCGGTATGGCCGGGCAGATTACCACCGATGTGGCGCAGATGCGTTCCATGTTGCGGGATAATATGCTGTTTATCCCGGCCACTACAGTGATCGGCCTGTTTCTGATCTGGTGGCTGTTCCACCGTTGGCTTGCCGTTATTGTGGCGGGCGTCGTCATCGGAGTGGTGGTGAGTTCCACGGTGGCGTTTTATGTGATTTTCAATCAGCCATTCAATCTTATCTCCAGTATTATTCCGCCCCTGTTGTCGGCCCTGACGGTGGCGGCACTGGTTCATCTGTTTAATGCTCTCCATTATGCCTCCAAGCGGGGTCTGACCGGACCGGACCGGGTCAACAGTGCGCTCAGGGAAGTGCGTCGACCGGCGTTCTATACTGCCATGACGACCGTGGCGGGGCTCTCATCCCTGGGCTTGAGCCCGATTCCGCCAATCAAGGTGTTTGGACTGATCTCCGCAACCGGTGTGGTGCTGATCTATTTCGTGGTGATTCACCTGGTACCCAATATCTTCTCACGATTTGATTATGAGCCCTGGCCGAATCGGAAGACCGGGTTGTCGGGACTGGACAAGTTAGTCAGCAAACTGTTCCGTGTTGGTGTCCGCTATCCGCTGTATGTGGTGGGTTCCATCGGGTTGTTGTTCGTCATCTTTGTGCCCCAGGTCGGCAATATCGTGGTGGAGACCAACCTCCAGGAGTTTTTCTATCCGAGCCATCCGCTGCGGAAATCAACCCAGCACATCGAGGAGAAACTGGTGGGTACGGCTTCCCTGGATGTGGTGTTTAAGGCCGCGGAGCGGGGCGGCTTGAAAAAGCCGGCAATTCTAAAGGAGATGCGGGCGTTTCAACACTGGGCGGAGTCCTTACCTGAGGTGGATAAGAGTATCTCCATGGCGGACTTCGTTGAAGAGATGCACTGGGGGTTCAATGCGGAAAACCCTGCATTCCGGCGCATACCGGACAATCCCGCTCTGATCAGTCAGTACCTGCTGGTCTATGACGGTGATGATCTGTTTGATTTTGTCGATGAGGAGTACCGGATCACCCATATCAGTCTCAATGTGAATGTACATGGGGCCAACGCGCTTTCTGAATTGATGGGGCAGGTCCGGCAATATCTGGGTAATCGCTCTCTGGATGGTGTTGAGTGGGAGATAGCCGGGTTCGGGCGCTTGTTCGCCGATCAGGAGGATCTGCTGGTCGAGGGGCAGGTGAAAAGCCTGTTTGGTGCTTTAGTGCTTATTTTCCTCCTGATGTTTATCCAGTGGCGATCGCTCGGCGGCGCGTTACTCTGCATGATTCCGAATCTGTCACCTATCCTGTTGATATTCATAGTGATGGGGCTGTTTGGTCTATGGCTGGATATGGCTACAGCGATGATTGCCAGTGTGGCGGTTGGCATTGCGGTGGATGATACCATTCACGTCTATCATGGCTTTATCAGTCGGGTAAAACAGGGGGTCAGCCCGGTAGTGGCCCTGGTGAAGACCTATCGACAGGCCGGTCGGGCCGTGATGACCACCACGATCATCCTGAGTGCGCAATTCATTGTGCTGACATTTTCTGAGTTTGTTCCAACCACCCATTTCGGCCTCCTGACCAGCATAGGTCTGATCGCCGCTCTGCTGTTCGATCTGTTGCTCCTGCCGGCAATACTGATAATCATCTATTCCAGGCACCCGGCTGTAGTAAAACAGGAGCCTCTATTTACTAAACGGTCCAATGGGGGAGATGACGGGGGTGTTTGA
- a CDS encoding XrtA-associated tyrosine autokinase gives MSIIEKAIEKLHVDQTDKRGELAEEFGRSLDSDVDASAAAQAPADQQGQPAASAGSEPTGSAAGKRNKTVVELPLGYLKSLGMVTPDDPRSRVAEENRIIKRPLLMNIAGKGATKVDNPNLIMVTSAQPGEGKTFSAINLAISIAMEQDKTVLFVDADVAKASAAALLGIPDDYPGLIDLLMEKGTRISDVLLHTSIPNLRILPAGHAHERSTELLASEGMQRLMIELAQRYPDRVIIFDSPPILFTTEAGVLANLMGQIVFVVAEKQTPQSKVVEALSHLGEEKVIGLLLNKSTNTRNGAGGYGYGYGYGYGYGRNRTENG, from the coding sequence ATGAGCATTATTGAAAAAGCTATCGAAAAGCTTCATGTCGATCAGACCGATAAACGGGGTGAATTGGCAGAAGAATTTGGTCGTTCGCTTGATTCAGATGTCGATGCATCGGCGGCGGCCCAGGCTCCAGCGGATCAGCAGGGACAACCTGCAGCGTCTGCAGGCAGTGAGCCAACCGGCAGCGCAGCGGGCAAAAGGAACAAGACCGTCGTCGAACTTCCGCTTGGTTATCTGAAATCACTCGGCATGGTCACACCGGATGATCCACGTAGCCGAGTGGCGGAAGAGAACCGGATAATCAAACGTCCGCTGCTTATGAATATTGCCGGAAAGGGCGCCACCAAGGTCGATAACCCAAACCTGATCATGGTGACCAGTGCCCAGCCTGGTGAAGGCAAGACGTTCAGTGCCATCAATCTGGCCATCAGTATCGCCATGGAACAGGACAAGACGGTGCTGTTTGTGGACGCCGATGTGGCCAAGGCTTCCGCCGCCGCGCTGCTGGGTATTCCGGATGACTATCCCGGGTTGATCGATCTACTCATGGAGAAGGGTACCCGGATCAGTGATGTTCTACTGCACACCAGTATTCCCAACCTGCGTATATTGCCGGCAGGTCATGCCCATGAACGATCTACTGAATTGCTTGCCAGTGAGGGGATGCAACGGTTGATGATCGAATTGGCACAACGTTATCCGGATCGGGTAATCATTTTTGATTCACCGCCTATCCTGTTTACTACCGAAGCCGGCGTGCTGGCCAATTTGATGGGACAGATCGTCTTTGTGGTGGCAGAGAAGCAGACACCACAAAGCAAGGTTGTTGAGGCGCTCAGCCACCTAGGGGAAGAGAAGGTTATCGGACTCCTGCTGAATAAATCCACAAACACGAGAAACGGAGCCGGGGGTTATGGTTACGGTTACGGGTATGGATACGGCTACGGTCGTAATCGCACGGAAAATGGATAG
- a CDS encoding HPr-rel-A system PqqD family peptide chaperone, with the protein MELTEGAGTRWFANGPEQFCWADWPDEEEAVLFHQGSGDTLMLNPLGEYLLKRLQQEQLTHQQLSAAAADYFHIDNDAGLTESIVTSLRTFRSLGLVVSDTL; encoded by the coding sequence ATGGAGTTAACTGAAGGAGCAGGAACTCGGTGGTTTGCCAATGGGCCGGAGCAGTTCTGTTGGGCTGACTGGCCGGATGAGGAAGAGGCGGTACTGTTTCATCAGGGATCGGGTGATACGCTGATGTTGAATCCATTGGGGGAGTATCTGCTCAAGCGATTACAGCAGGAGCAGTTGACCCATCAACAGCTGTCGGCAGCGGCGGCGGACTATTTTCATATTGATAACGATGCCGGATTGACTGAATCGATAGTCACTTCACTGCGCACTTTCCGCTCGTTAGGCCTGGTTGTATCAGACACATTGTGA
- a CDS encoding HprK-related kinase A, with protein sequence MKIGELSHHEMARQLSGPGLPVKIGPFWINLRSAIPDLQRHVAFFYQQYETADTTGFFDFHITLKRSGGLRRWIKPQVSFLLDEYAPFKPLPYVHAFAMFEWGLNWCIATMAHHYLIVHAAVLEKDGRGIIMPGVPGSGKSTLCAAMSLRGWRLLSDEMALMDPKSLEITPVPRPVSLKNESITVIRNFSSSAEIGPAARDTAKGTVAHLKPTRASVDSAPIACQPGAIVFPKYRAGSDTNLIKSAKTRALMEIQENAFNSHILGKEGFDSARTLIDSYPVYTLEYSRLNEALTIMDQILADTEVVA encoded by the coding sequence GTGAAGATCGGAGAACTCAGCCATCATGAAATGGCCCGCCAACTATCCGGCCCGGGGCTTCCTGTAAAGATCGGACCCTTCTGGATCAATCTGCGCTCTGCTATCCCTGATCTGCAGCGTCATGTGGCCTTCTTCTACCAGCAGTACGAAACCGCCGATACGACGGGCTTCTTTGATTTCCATATCACCCTGAAGCGTTCCGGCGGTCTGCGGCGCTGGATAAAGCCCCAGGTGAGCTTCCTGCTGGATGAATACGCGCCATTCAAGCCCTTGCCCTATGTGCACGCCTTTGCCATGTTCGAGTGGGGGCTGAACTGGTGTATCGCCACCATGGCCCACCACTATCTGATCGTGCATGCCGCCGTCCTCGAGAAAGATGGGCGGGGGATCATCATGCCGGGTGTACCCGGTTCCGGAAAGAGCACTTTGTGCGCGGCCATGAGCCTGCGGGGCTGGCGCCTCCTGTCGGATGAGATGGCCTTGATGGATCCCAAGTCCCTGGAGATCACTCCGGTACCGAGACCGGTGAGTCTTAAAAATGAATCCATAACAGTCATCAGAAATTTTTCCAGCAGTGCTGAAATCGGCCCTGCGGCCAGGGATACGGCAAAGGGCACAGTGGCACACCTGAAACCGACCCGTGCCAGTGTGGATTCAGCTCCCATTGCCTGTCAGCCCGGTGCGATCGTATTCCCAAAATACCGGGCGGGCAGCGATACGAACCTGATCAAAAGTGCCAAGACCCGGGCGCTGATGGAGATACAGGAGAATGCCTTCAATTCCCATATTCTGGGCAAGGAGGGGTTTGATTCGGCCAGAACATTAATCGACAGTTACCCGGTCTATACCCTGGAGTACTCCCGTCTGAATGAGGCGTTAACCATCATGGATCAAATTCTGGCTGATACAGAGGTGGTTGCCTGA
- a CDS encoding TIGR03016 family PEP-CTERM system-associated outer membrane protein, whose amino-acid sequence MVKGERASILFHCLLGSGVLFSPVTASAAEWSRTASVSAGAVYSDNVNLSDTAKQGELTATLTPSVSLHGKGGRASLDLTGALEINGQGGNTDTVNPRLQANANAELYERLAFIDLSATATQNAIDSLSVSGIDNLSNSTNRTTSYNYRISPYLKSRFKGIADTELRYTYNELNHSENNLSDTSSDEFSLSVASGPEFADWSWRVNASDKSTDNSQGEVSEFRTANLLLGYQINRQWQINGTVGTESNDFTSVQSSQDGSIWDVGVRWTPSARTQLEIGGGERFFGTTKRLSLTHKSKRSVLTASYTTELTDSTTLLSNQVVFLATDEFGNFIPHPVTGDPYLITLDLPSIGLSTFVDERFALSYSVRGRRTTLTLSADMSEQTYQDSTREVSTMGLGASLSRTLSDKVSGDVSLNWDQQEESGTGNRENDFWRLQAGINRQLGQKTNLRFNYSFTDRSSNQAGQDYQENRLSLTLTHTL is encoded by the coding sequence ATGGTCAAAGGGGAGAGAGCGTCAATACTGTTTCATTGCCTGTTGGGTAGCGGGGTACTGTTTTCGCCCGTAACAGCCTCTGCTGCGGAGTGGAGTCGGACGGCCTCTGTAAGCGCTGGAGCTGTCTATTCGGACAATGTCAATCTGTCCGATACTGCAAAACAGGGCGAACTGACCGCAACCCTGACCCCCAGTGTTTCTCTGCATGGAAAGGGGGGGCGTGCCAGTCTTGACCTGACCGGTGCGCTGGAGATCAACGGGCAGGGTGGCAATACCGATACCGTAAATCCCCGTCTACAGGCCAATGCCAATGCGGAACTTTATGAACGGTTGGCGTTTATCGACCTTTCGGCCACTGCAACCCAGAATGCCATTGATTCACTCAGTGTGTCGGGTATAGATAACCTGAGCAACAGCACCAACAGAACCACAAGCTACAACTACAGAATCAGTCCCTACCTGAAAAGCCGTTTCAAAGGCATTGCAGACACGGAACTCCGTTACACTTACAACGAGCTGAATCATTCGGAAAACAACCTGAGTGATACCAGTAGTGACGAATTTTCCCTATCGGTAGCCAGTGGCCCTGAATTCGCGGATTGGAGCTGGCGGGTAAATGCCAGCGACAAGTCAACCGATAACAGCCAGGGGGAGGTGAGCGAGTTCAGAACGGCGAATCTGCTCCTCGGTTATCAGATCAACCGTCAATGGCAGATAAATGGAACAGTGGGTACCGAATCCAATGACTTTACCTCTGTTCAGTCGAGTCAGGATGGCTCCATCTGGGATGTTGGTGTGCGCTGGACCCCCAGTGCCAGGACACAGCTTGAAATTGGCGGTGGTGAACGGTTTTTCGGCACCACCAAGCGTTTGAGCCTGACTCACAAGTCGAAACGGTCAGTATTAACCGCCAGCTATACCACTGAACTGACCGATTCCACCACTCTGCTGAGCAATCAGGTGGTGTTTCTTGCTACTGATGAGTTTGGTAATTTCATACCACACCCTGTCACAGGCGATCCCTATCTGATTACACTCGATCTGCCGAGTATCGGACTCAGCACCTTTGTCGACGAACGCTTTGCCCTCAGTTACAGCGTCCGGGGCCGGCGCACAACGCTGACACTGAGTGCGGACATGTCTGAACAGACCTACCAGGATTCAACTCGTGAAGTATCCACCATGGGGCTTGGCGCATCGTTAAGCCGTACCCTGTCGGACAAGGTGTCGGGCGACGTCAGCCTGAACTGGGATCAGCAGGAAGAGAGCGGAACCGGGAATCGGGAAAACGATTTCTGGAGACTGCAGGCAGGGATCAATCGTCAATTGGGTCAAAAGACCAATCTGCGATTCAATTACAGCTTTACTGATCGAAGCTCAAATCAGGCCGGGCAGGACTATCAGGAAAATCGCCTCTCTCTGACACTGACTCACACCCTGTAA
- a CDS encoding nucleotidyltransferase family protein, translating into MVTPLLIQVLKSPDRVTGFGADEWDLLIRQAKAANLLAHLHVVLTDQGLESKIPEQPFLHLNGAYKIALRSVQAVRWEISQLHEALYSLAVPVIVLKGAAYVMAGLPISRGRLFHDIDILVPRSMLEPVEEELKAWGWRSTHASAYDQRYYRTWMHEIPPMKQVRRQTVLDIHHSILPLTARLKPDANKLISRAVNDGAPDDLYWLCDLDMILHSATHLFHDGELEHGLRDLVDIAELLRHFSVRDGFWQELCDRAVELDLVRPLIYGLRYVENLLGLKIPNGVKGWMEERMPGGLSMPLMDSLFQRALRPDHASCNRWGTGLARWMLYVRSHYLRMPLRLLIPHLVRKAAMGEDEKTMPPEVLRFIDNNR; encoded by the coding sequence ATGGTTACGCCGCTTCTGATACAAGTGCTCAAATCGCCGGACAGAGTCACCGGATTTGGCGCAGATGAATGGGATCTGTTAATTCGGCAAGCCAAAGCGGCCAACCTGTTGGCCCATCTTCATGTGGTGTTAACTGACCAGGGGCTTGAGAGCAAAATTCCCGAACAACCGTTCCTGCATTTAAACGGGGCATACAAGATTGCACTGCGTAGCGTTCAGGCGGTTCGTTGGGAAATCTCACAACTGCATGAGGCGCTCTATAGCCTGGCGGTTCCCGTGATTGTGCTCAAGGGGGCCGCCTATGTTATGGCGGGATTGCCCATCAGCCGGGGTCGGCTGTTTCATGATATTGATATCCTGGTACCCCGGTCCATGCTCGAGCCGGTGGAGGAGGAGTTAAAGGCCTGGGGGTGGCGATCCACCCATGCCAGTGCCTATGACCAGCGCTACTACCGTACCTGGATGCATGAGATCCCTCCCATGAAGCAGGTGCGGCGCCAGACGGTGCTCGATATTCACCACTCAATCCTGCCCCTGACGGCAAGGTTGAAACCGGATGCGAATAAATTGATCTCCCGGGCGGTTAATGACGGGGCACCGGATGATCTCTACTGGTTGTGCGATCTCGACATGATTCTGCACAGCGCCACCCATCTGTTCCATGATGGGGAACTGGAGCATGGACTGAGAGATCTGGTGGATATCGCGGAGCTGTTGCGACACTTTTCAGTGCGGGACGGGTTCTGGCAGGAGCTTTGCGACCGGGCCGTGGAGTTGGATCTGGTGCGGCCGTTGATCTACGGGCTCCGCTACGTCGAGAACCTGTTGGGTCTGAAAATTCCGAATGGGGTAAAGGGATGGATGGAGGAGCGAATGCCGGGGGGCCTGTCCATGCCCTTGATGGATAGTCTGTTCCAGCGGGCTTTACGGCCGGATCATGCCAGCTGTAACCGGTGGGGAACCGGATTGGCAAGGTGGATGCTCTATGTCAGATCTCACTATCTCCGCATGCCGTTGCGGTTGCTTATTCCCCATCTGGTTCGGAAAGCGGCGATGGGTGAGGATGAGAAGACGATGCCGCCGGAAGTGCTGCGCTTTATAGACAACAACCGGTAA
- a CDS encoding outer membrane lipoprotein-sorting protein, translating to MTAILLIIPVVLFGAEPPSNPEGTALAQAVYDRPNGDDFSALVVMQLQGKESSPRQRVLYSYAKEKGEKERWTLMRFIQPDDISGTGLLTQDHPGDESDQWLYLPALNKVRRISSSRKGGRFVGSDFFYEDLLDREVEMDYHYLQGKGAVGKVPCEILISTPRDPDNSVYSKRISCIHRGILVPLKVELFEKGKDRPSKMLTARRIKKIQGYWSILESTMYDLESGHRTRLLTKKIKYNQGLPDRLFSRRDLTDDSNEKAYRP from the coding sequence ATGACGGCAATATTGCTGATTATTCCTGTCGTCCTGTTTGGCGCTGAGCCTCCCAGCAACCCCGAGGGAACTGCGCTGGCTCAGGCTGTTTATGATCGTCCCAATGGCGATGATTTCAGTGCCTTGGTGGTGATGCAGCTTCAGGGTAAGGAGAGCAGTCCCAGGCAGCGGGTACTCTACAGTTATGCCAAGGAGAAGGGTGAGAAGGAGCGTTGGACCCTGATGCGGTTCATTCAGCCTGATGATATCAGTGGAACTGGATTGCTCACCCAGGATCATCCGGGCGACGAGAGCGACCAGTGGCTCTATCTGCCAGCCCTGAACAAGGTGCGCAGAATATCCTCGTCCAGAAAGGGTGGTCGTTTTGTTGGCTCAGACTTCTTTTACGAGGATCTGCTGGATCGGGAGGTGGAGATGGACTACCACTACCTGCAGGGGAAAGGGGCGGTTGGAAAAGTGCCCTGCGAAATCTTGATCAGCACTCCCAGGGATCCGGATAATTCGGTCTACTCGAAGCGGATCAGCTGTATTCACCGCGGAATACTGGTGCCGCTCAAGGTGGAGTTGTTCGAGAAAGGCAAGGATCGGCCCAGCAAAATGCTCACCGCCAGAAGAATCAAGAAAATCCAGGGCTACTGGTCGATTCTGGAGAGTACCATGTACGATCTGGAGTCCGGACACCGTACCCGGTTATTGACAAAAAAGATTAAATACAATCAGGGATTGCCGGATCGGCTCTTCTCCAGGCGCGATCTGACTGATGACAGTAACGAAAAGGCCTATCGCCCCTGA
- a CDS encoding XrtA/PEP-CTERM system exopolysaccharide export protein, translated as MQFSRQLLMRCLLVVLVMLVAGCASKYPQVTSDQLQSAQDFDYIIGPGDELNIFVWGNEELTVSVPVRPDGKITTRLVEDIQASGKTPTQLARDVEKAYSEYVKNAVVTVIVDEFVGVPNQQVRVIGEAAVPLTVPFRKHMTLLDLMIEVGGLTEFADGNKSVLIRNIDGEQQVYNVRLEDLVQDGDISANVALMPGDIMIIPEAWF; from the coding sequence ATGCAATTTTCACGTCAGCTGTTAATGCGCTGCCTGCTTGTTGTGCTGGTAATGCTGGTAGCTGGATGTGCATCAAAATACCCCCAGGTTACCAGTGATCAGCTTCAATCAGCTCAGGACTTTGACTACATTATCGGTCCAGGCGACGAGCTGAATATTTTTGTCTGGGGTAACGAGGAGCTGACAGTTTCTGTTCCCGTGCGGCCGGATGGCAAAATCACCACCCGCCTGGTGGAAGATATTCAGGCCAGCGGCAAGACGCCAACCCAACTCGCCCGGGACGTTGAAAAGGCCTATTCAGAATATGTGAAAAACGCGGTAGTCACCGTTATTGTGGACGAGTTCGTTGGAGTTCCCAATCAGCAGGTGCGGGTGATTGGCGAGGCCGCTGTGCCACTTACGGTGCCGTTCAGAAAGCACATGACTCTGCTTGATCTGATGATTGAGGTGGGTGGGCTGACTGAATTTGCCGATGGCAACAAGTCTGTATTGATCCGCAATATCGATGGTGAGCAGCAGGTTTATAACGTGCGGCTGGAAGACCTGGTTCAGGACGGCGATATCTCCGCGAACGTAGCACTGATGCCCGGCGATATCATGATTATCCCCGAGGCCTGGTTCTAG
- a CDS encoding XrtA system polysaccharide chain length determinant — MQELLEQIQEYLYGIWRFRWVALAAAWIIAIAGWIVVAQLPDKYEATARLHVDSNSVLGPLLRGLAIQPDVGQRVALMSKTLLSRPNMEKLMRMVDLDLKIRNDQDKESLITELRENIRLSGQRSNASLYSIAYTNSDRLVAQRVVQSLISIFIESALGDKRKDSAGAQEFLDKQIAEYEIRLAEAEGRLADFKRRYVGTMPGEQGGYYQRLDAARGLLGSAKLELREAENRRAELKRQLSGEEPVFIPSGGDEFGTPSRLDQRIQNLQTRLDELLLKYTERHPDVIEIKTIIANLEAEKKEELEARQAEPFAPQFGLQSSPVYQQMRTNLSEAEARVAELKVRVAEYDKRVKELEAKVDQIPQIEAELQQLNRDYDAVSQQHQALLKRRESAHLSEKAEQDASEVKFRVIDPPFVPLKPSQPNKLLLNAAVFLASLAAGVGLALLTSLIRPVFYSRGALNRVTGLPVLGSVVYVLSAAEKRRQRLAGAMFVSLVLLLGTLFLGVNLMHGMGFDLLGKVQSLGARIL; from the coding sequence ATGCAAGAACTTCTAGAACAGATTCAGGAATATCTTTACGGTATTTGGCGATTCCGCTGGGTGGCGTTGGCGGCTGCCTGGATTATTGCCATCGCGGGCTGGATCGTGGTGGCCCAACTTCCGGACAAGTATGAAGCGACAGCCCGGCTGCACGTTGACAGCAACAGTGTGTTAGGGCCTCTGTTGCGAGGTCTTGCAATTCAGCCGGATGTGGGTCAGCGGGTCGCTCTGATGAGCAAGACGCTGCTCAGTCGTCCGAATATGGAAAAGCTGATGCGGATGGTCGATCTGGATCTTAAGATCAGGAACGATCAGGATAAGGAGAGCCTGATAACCGAGTTGCGGGAAAATATCAGGCTGAGTGGTCAACGTAGCAACGCCTCCCTCTATTCAATCGCCTATACCAACTCTGATCGCCTCGTTGCACAGCGGGTAGTACAGTCGCTGATCTCGATTTTTATCGAGAGCGCTCTGGGTGATAAACGGAAAGATAGCGCTGGTGCCCAGGAGTTCCTGGATAAACAGATCGCCGAGTATGAAATCAGGCTGGCAGAAGCGGAAGGCAGGCTGGCTGATTTCAAGCGTCGTTATGTCGGCACCATGCCGGGAGAGCAGGGCGGTTATTATCAACGTCTCGATGCGGCGAGAGGATTGCTGGGTTCAGCAAAACTGGAACTGCGCGAAGCAGAGAACAGGCGGGCGGAGCTGAAACGCCAGTTGTCCGGTGAAGAGCCGGTATTTATTCCCAGTGGGGGTGATGAGTTTGGCACCCCGTCACGACTGGATCAGCGTATACAGAATCTTCAGACACGACTCGATGAACTGCTGTTGAAGTACACCGAGCGGCATCCCGATGTTATCGAGATAAAAACTATTATTGCCAATCTGGAAGCTGAGAAGAAGGAGGAGCTGGAAGCGCGTCAGGCCGAGCCGTTTGCGCCCCAGTTTGGCTTGCAGAGTAGTCCGGTATATCAGCAGATGAGAACCAATCTGTCTGAAGCCGAGGCGCGTGTGGCGGAGCTCAAGGTGCGCGTCGCGGAGTACGACAAGCGGGTTAAGGAACTGGAGGCAAAGGTCGATCAGATTCCCCAGATTGAAGCCGAGTTACAGCAGTTGAACCGGGATTACGATGCGGTTTCCCAGCAGCATCAGGCGTTGTTGAAACGCCGGGAGTCGGCCCATCTGTCGGAAAAGGCGGAGCAGGATGCTTCTGAAGTGAAATTCCGCGTTATCGATCCGCCGTTCGTACCTTTGAAACCGTCCCAGCCCAACAAACTTCTGCTGAATGCGGCTGTATTCCTTGCCAGCCTGGCAGCTGGCGTTGGCCTGGCACTTCTGACGTCTTTGATCCGACCGGTATTCTACAGCCGTGGCGCACTGAATCGCGTCACCGGCCTTCCGGTTCTGGGTTCAGTGGTCTATGTATTATCGGCTGCCGAAAAACGCCGACAACGGCTTGCAGGTGCGATGTTCGTGTCCCTGGTGTTATTGTTGGGAACGTTGTTTCTTGGAGTCAATCTGATGCACGGGATGGGCTTTGATCTATTAGGGAAAGTACAAAGCCTTGGGGCCAGGATTTTATGA